In the Ascochyta rabiei chromosome 17, complete sequence genome, one interval contains:
- a CDS encoding Prefoldin subunit 6 translates to MAEVQKKLQELTESYQGLQTELGTAVDARQKLESQQQENTTVKKEFDILDDDANIYKQIGPVLLKQDKTEALMSVNGRLEFIEKEIRRFETQIKGIQDKSEKVKIEVWVPNLCRLSSVD, encoded by the exons ATGGCAGAAGTCCAGAAGAAGCTCCAGGAGTTGACCGAGAGCTACCAGGGCCTGCAGACAG AGCTCGGAACGGCCGTAGACGCTCGCCAGAAGCTTGAGTCACAGCAGCAGGAGAACACCACCGTGAAGAAG GAGTTTGACATTCTCGACGACGATGCGAACATCTACAAGCAGATTGGCCCAGTGCTACTGAAGCAAGACAAGACCGAGGCGCTGATGTCAGTGAACGGACGTCTGGAGTTCATCGAGAAGGAGATCAGGCGGTTCGAGACACAGATCAAGGGCATCCAAGATAAGAGCGAGAAGGTGAAAATCGAGGTATGGGTCCCAAACCTGTGCAGGCTGAGCTCGGTGGACTGA
- a CDS encoding importin subunit beta-3, translating into MSVLPGEVHTALTSLLQGLQSPDNVQRTAAEQQLNEEWVAQRPEVLLMGLSEQIELAQETPTRTFAAVIFRRQSSKPRKTHSGQTADLFLTLHPPEREAIRAKLLHCLANEADNSVRSKVGDAVAELARQHTDEGVAWPELLGALFQASQSQAPAQRENAFRIFSTTPQIIEKQHEDVVMSAFKGGFADAETTVRIAAVEAFASFFRSITKKAQSKYFGLVPEILNILPPIKDSRDADLLTKALISLIDLAEVAPKMFKPLFNSLVHFSISVIQDKDLGETARQNALELMATFADNAPQMCKKDPNFTNDMVTQCLSLMTDVGADDDDADEWNVSEDLDEESDSNHVAGEQCMDRLANKLGGQAILPPTFNWLPRMMTSSAWRDRHAALMAISAISEGCRELMIGELDKVLDLVIPALRDPHPRVRWAGCNAVGQMSTDFAGTMQGQYHQIVLPNIIPVLESSEPRVQAHAAAALVNFCEEAEKDILEPYLDQLLNHLLMLLQSPKRFVQEQALSTIATVADSAETAFGTYYNTLMPLLFNVLQEEQSKEYRLLRAKAMECATLIALAVGKERMAQDALNLVQLLGRIQNSVTEADDPQASYLLHCWGRMCRVMGREFVPFLAGVIPPLTELAGAKADIQLLDDEDQVAQIQDEEGWELVPLKGKVIGIKTSILDDKHMAIELIVIYAQVLEDAFEPYVNDIMDKIALPGLAFFFHDPVRVASAKCVPALLNAYKKAHGPESTQLGQLWERTVERVLEVLSTEPAIDTLAEMYQCFYECLECIGKNCLTQTHMAAFIESARSVLVDYQERVKDRIEEQAENEDGEEASEEMLFAIEDDQNLLSDMNKAFHTIFKNMGTQFLPQWEKLVDFYSSAVVNQDPTQRQWAICIFDDVLEFAGPESWKYNQQIIQPLIAGMQDDVPANRQAAVYGVGVAAHKGGEAWSDFAAASLPTLFQVCQRPNARNDDDVFATENASAAIAKILLHNTAKVQNWQDVTTAWVDTLPIVNDEEAAPFAYSFLARLIEQQNQAVFSQPAKVFAFVVQALEAETLQGTTATHVVSAVKSLIQATSTNLGQVAGSLTAEQQRTAQAYFS; encoded by the exons ATGTCCGTCCTCCCGGGCGAGGTGCACACCGCCCTCACGAGCTTGCTGCAGGGCCTCCAGTCGCCCGACAACGTGCAGCGCACAGCAGCCGAGCAGCAGCTGAACGAGGAATGGGTCGCCCAGAGACCAGAGGTCCTCCTCATGGGCCTCTCCGAGCAGATCGAGCTGGCACAGGAGACCCCC ACGCGAACATTCGCCGCCGTCATCTTCAGACGACAGTCGTCCAAGCCTCGCAAGACCCACTCAGGCCAGACCGCAGACCTGTTCCTGACCCTCCACCCGCCAGAGCGCGAGGCCATCCGCGCAAAGCTGCTCCACTGCCTGGCCAACGAGGCCGACAACTCGGTCCGCTCCAAGGTCGGCGATGCTGTCGCCGAGCTCGCGAGACAGCACACAGACGAAG GTGTCGCCTGGCCAGAGCTCCTGGGCGCCTTGTTCCAGGCGAGCCAGTCGCAGGCTCCCGCCCAGCGTGAGAACGCCTTCAGGATATTCTCCACCACCCCTCAGATCATCGAGAAGCAGCACGAAGATGTCGTCATGAGCGCCTTCAAGGGCGGGTTTGCCGACGCCGAAACCACGGTGCGCATCGCCGCCGTCGAGGCCTTCGCTTCCTTCTTCCGCTCCATCACCAAGAAGGCCCAGTCCAAGTACTTTGGCCTCGTTCCCGAGATCCTCAACATCCTTCCCCCGATCAAGGATTCCAGAGACGCCGACCTACTCACAAAGGCTCTCATCTCCCTCATCGACCTCGCCGAGGTCGCGCCCAAGATGTTCAAGCCGCTCTTCAACAGCCTGGTTCACTTCAGCATCTCTGTCATCCAGGACAAGGACCTCGGAGAGACCGCTCGCCAGAACGCTCTCGAGCTGATGGCCACCTTTGCAGACAACGCCCCGCAGATGTGCAAGAAGGACCCCAACTTCACCAACGACATGGTCACCCAGTGTCTGTCGCTCATGACGGACGTAggcgccgacgacgacgacgccgaCGAGTGGAACGTATCCGAGGATCTCGACGAAGAGAGCGACTCGAACCACGTTGCCGGTGAGCAGTGCATGGACCGCTTGGCCAACAAGCTCGGTGGGCAAGCTATTTTGCCTCCGACATTCAACTGGCTGCCTCGCATGATGACCTCTTCAGCATGGAGGGACAGGCATGCAGCTCTGATGGCCATCTCCGCCATCTCAGAAGGGTGCCGCGAATTGATGATCGGAGAGCTGGACAAGGTCTTGGATCTCGTCATCCCCGCTCTGCGTGACCCCCACCCCCGCGTGCGCTGGGCTGGTTGCAATGCCGTTGGCCAAATGAGCACAGACTTTGCTGGAACCATGCAAGGCCAGTACCACCAGATCGTGCTGCCGAACATCATCCCCGTGCTGGAGTCTTCAGAGCCCCGTGTGCAGGCgcacgctgctgctgccctcGTCAACTTCTGCGAAGAAGCCGAAAAGGACATTCTCGAGCCGTACCTGGACCAGCTCCTGAACCACTTGCTCATGCTTCTGCAGAGCCCCAAGCGATTCGTGCAGGAGCAGGCCCTTTCGACCATTGCCACCGTTGCCGACTCGGCGGAAACGGCATTCGGGACCTACTACAACACCCTGATGCCGCTCCTGTTCAACGTCCTGCAAGAAGAGCAGTCCAAGGAGTACCGACTGCTTCGCGCAAAGGCCATGGAGTGCGCTACCCTCATCGCTCTCGCCGTTGGAAAGGAGAGGATGGCTCAGGATGCACTCAACCTCGTGCAGCTGCTCGGACGCATCCAGAACAGTGTGACCGAGGCCGACGACCCGCAGGCATCTTACCTTCTCCACTGCTGGGGCCGCATGTGCCGAGTCATGGGCCGCGAGTTTGTCCCCTTCCTGGCTGGCGTCATCCCTCCTTTGACAGAACTCGCCGGCGCAAAGGCTGATATCCAGCTTCTCGACGACGAAGATCAGGTCGCCCAGATCCAGGACGAGGAAGGCTGGGAGCTCGTCCCTCTCAAGGGCAAGGTCATTGGTATCAAGACCAGCATTCTCGACGACAAGCACATGGCCATCGAGCTCATCGTCATCTACGCTCAAGTCTTGGAAGATGCTTTCGAGCCATACGTCAACGACATCATGGACAAGATCGCTCTTCCTGGCCTGGCATTCTTCTTCCACGACCCCGTGCGTGTTGCGTCCGCCAAGTGTGTGCCTGCTCTCCTGAACGCCTACAAGAAGGCACACGGCCCGGAATCGACGCAGCTTGGCCAATTGTGGGAACGCACTGTGGAGCGCGTTCTCGAGGTTCTCAGCACCGAGCCCGCAATCGACACTCTTGCAGAAATGTACCAGTGCTTCTACGAGTGCTTGGAGTGTATCGGCAAGAACTGCCTGACGCAGACTCACATGGCTGCTTTCATCGAGAGCGCTCGCAGTGTCCTGGTCGATTATCAGGAGCGCGTAAAGGACCGTATCGAGGAGCAGGCCGAGAACGAAGATGGCGAGGAGGCGTCCGAGGAGATGCTGTTTGCCATCGAGGACGACCAGAACCTCCTGTCCGACATGAACAAG GCTTTCCACACAATCTTCAAGAACATGGGCACACAGTTCTTGCCCCAGTGGGAAAAGCTTGTGGACTTCTACTCCAGCGCCGTCGTCAACCAGGACCCCACACAACGCCAATGGGCTATCTGCATCTTCGATGACGTCCTCGAGTTTGCCGGGCCAGAGTCGTGGAAGTACAACCAGCAGATCATCCAACCGCTCATTGCCGGCATGCAAGACGACGTTCCTGCGAATCGGCAGGCTGCGGTGTACGGTGTAGGTGTCGCTGCGCACAAGGGCGGCGAAGCCTGGTCGGACTTTGCAGCTGCCTCCTTGCCCACGCTCTTCCAGGTCTGCCAGCGACCCAACGCGCGCAACGACGACGATGTTTTTGCTACAGAGAACGCATCGGCAGCCATCGCCAAGATCCTCCTCCACAACACCGCCAAGGTCCAGAATTGGCAGGACGTAACCACTGCTTGGGTGGATACACTGCCCATCGTCAACGACGAGGAAGCAGCGCCTTTTGCCTACAGCTTCCTGGCACGACTGATCGAGCAGCAGAACCAGGCCGTCTTCTCACAACCCGCAAAGGTTTTCGCCTTTGTTGTCCAAGCGCTCGAGGCGGAAACACTACAAGGCACAACCGCCACACACGTCGTCTCTGCCGTCAAGAGCCTCATCCAGGCCACCAGCACAAACCTGGGCCAGGTCGCTGGCAGCCTGACTGCGGAGCAGCAGCGCACAGCTCAAGCCTATTTCAGCTAG
- a CDS encoding Vacuolar protein sorting-associated protein 4 has product MSQADFLGRAIEQVKKAIETDTAGDYEAAYQQYYSALELFMLALKWEKNQKSKDMIRGKVAEYMERAEKLKQHLNQNDASNRKKPSAMGANGKSAGGSGKGGKDDEDGEQDADSKKLRGALAGAILTEKPNIRWEDVAGLEGAKEALKEAVILPIKFPHLFTGKRQPWKGILLYGPPGTGKSYLAKAVATEANSTFFSVSSSDLVSKWMGESERLVKQLFGMARENKPSIIFIDEIDALCGPRGEGESEASRRIKTELLVQMDGVGKDSKGVLILGATNIPWQLDSAIRRRFQRRVHISLPDTPARMKMFELAVGNTPCELSQADYRQLADLSEGYSGSDISIAVQDALMQPVRLIQTATHYKPVEVDGQIKWTPCSPGDSQAQEKSWTELDGDELLEPPLRVRDFVKAIKGSRPTVSGEDLSKNADWTKEFGSEGA; this is encoded by the exons ATGAGCCAGGCAGACTTCCTGGGCCGTGCCATTGAGCAGGTCAAGAAAGCTATCGAGACGGACACTGCAGGCGATTATGAGGCGGCGTATCAGCAGTACTACAGTGCGC TTGAGCTGTTCATGCTTGCCCTGAAAT GGGAGAAGAACCAGAAGTCAAAGGACATGATCCGAGGCAAGGTTGCTGAGTACATGGAGCGCGCCGAAAAACTCAAGCAACACCTGAACCAGAACGACGCCTCAAATCGCAAGAAACCATCTGCCATGGGCGCAAATGGCAAGTCGGCTGGAGGCAGTGGGAAGGGTGGCAA GGATGACGAAGATGGTGAACAAGACGCCGATTCGAAGAAGCTCCGCGGTGCGCTCGCGGGAGCGATCCTGACAGAGAAGCCCAATATCCGATGGGAAGATGTCGCAGGTCTAGAGGGAGCCAAGGAGGCGTTGAAAGAGGCTGTCATTCTGCCCATCAAGTTCCCGCATCTCTTTACTGGCAAGCGACAACCATGGAAGGGTATCTTACTATACGGGCCGCCCGGTACGGGTAAGAGTTATCTCGCAAAAGCAGTCGCAACAGAAGCGAACAGCACGTTCTTCAGTGTTTCAAGTTCCGACCTGGTCAGCAAGTGGATGGGAGAATCAGAACG GTTGGTCAAGCAGCTCTTCGGCATGGCCCGCGAGAACAAGCCCTCCATCATTTTCATCGACGAGATCGACGCCCTCTGCGGCCCTCGCGGCGAAGGCGAATCCGAAGCCTCACGACGTATCAAGACCGAGCTTCTCGTACAAATGGACGGTGTAGGCAAAGACTCTAAAGGCGTTCTCATTCTAGGCGCGACAAACATCCCCTGGCAACTCGACTCGGCCATTCGACGACGATTCCAACGGCGCGTACACATCAGCTTACCCGACACACCAGCACGAATGAAGATGTTCGAACTGGCTGTCGGAAATACACCGTGTGAACTCAGCCAGGCAGACTACAGGCAACTTGCAGACTTGAGTGAGGGGTACTCCGGCTCAGATATAAGCATCGCGGTGCAAGATGCGTTGATGCAGCCCGTCCGACTCATCCAAACAGCTACACATTACAAGCCA GTCGAAGTCGACGGTCAAATAAAATGGACGCCCTGCTCACCCGGCGACTCCCAAGCACAAGAAAAGTCCTGGACCGAGTTGGACGGCGACGAGCTTCTCGAACCGCCACTGCGTGTGCGCGATTTCGTCAAGGCGATCAAGGGGAGCAGACCGACGGTCAGCGGTGAAGACTTGTCCAAGAACGCCGATTGGACCAAGGAGTTTGGCAGTGAGGGCGCGTAG
- a CDS encoding Ureidoglycolate lyase: MPTSMPCPSIRIPMELLTPTAFSQFGTVIENPATSPSSKLPIPQRVPPPKHVQANQGSATKYLHVTHMSNLYNLAPSKKPAKAVMNMFVCSPRNLRGNEPGESMPSSWGDLDLDEDEDGNGDYKRQLLDVTILERHPFTTQTFIPIGLSQQDKHTQYLVIVAPTLPASASKRHIGRPPPYPTPVTERKKSFRDIFARARPAPYSTEAIPPPSQFEKLHPSARPKGPGLPDLKNLRAFVATGSQAVTYGAGTWHAPMIVIGDRPVDFVVVQFANDVGVEDCQEVALQSGKLAQEGVVVMVDTDSAGKVQVKAGVGSVKAKL, from the coding sequence ATGCCTACCTCTATGCCGTGTCCGTCCATACGGATCCCCATGGAGCTTCTCACACCCACTGCCTTCTCGCAGTTTGGCACCGTGATTGAGAACCCCGCAACATCTCCAAGCTCCAAACTACCGATACCCCAACGCGTACCGCCCCCCAAACATGTCCAGGCCAACCAAGGTTCGGCGACAAAGTACCTGCATGTCACACACATGTCGAACCTCTACAACCTAGCACCGTCTAAGAAGCCTGCGAAAGCTGTTATGAACATGTTCGTGTGCTCGCCGCGGAACCTTAGGGGCAATGAGCCCGGTGAAAGCATGCCCAGCTCATGGGGCGACCTTGACCtggacgaagacgaggatgGAAACGGAGACTACAAGAGGCAATTGCTGGACGTGACAATCCTCGAACGACATCCCTTCACCACGCAAACCTTCATTCCAATCGGTCTTTCGCAGCAAGACAAACATACGCAATACCTGGTCATTGTCGCACCAACACTACCTGCCAGCGCATCAAAACGACACATTGGCCGACCACCCCCCTATCCAACACCCGTAACTGAAAGAAAGAAGAGTTTCAGAGACATCTTTGCGAGAGCGCGACCAGCACCGTACTCTACCGAAGCCATCCCGCCACCCTCGCAATTCGAGAAGCTGCATCCTTCCGCGCGTCCCAAAGGCCCTGGGCTGCCGGACCTCAAGAATCTCCGTGCTTTCGTAGCTACAGGCAGTCAAGCTGTGACCTATGGGGCAGGAACGTGGCACGCGCCCATGATTGTCATTGGAGATCGACCTGTCGATTTCGTTGTCGTGCAATTTGCGAACGATGTTGGGGTCGAGGACTGTCAGGAGGTGGCTTTGCAGTCAGGCAAGCTTGCACAGGAAGGTGTTGTGGTCATGGTAGATACTGATAGCGCGGGCAAGGTGCAGGTTAAGGCTGGCGTTGGGTCGGTGAAAGCGAAGTTGTAA
- a CDS encoding Prefoldin subunit 6, variant 2, whose amino-acid sequence MAEVQKKLQELTESYQGLQTELGTAVDARQKLESQQQENTTVKKEFDILDDDANIYKQIGPVLLKQDKTEALMSVNGRLEFIEKEIRRFETQIKGIQDKSEKVKIEIIQIQNAAQQQQQAQAAA is encoded by the exons ATGGCAGAAGTCCAGAAGAAGCTCCAGGAGTTGACCGAGAGCTACCAGGGCCTGCAGACAG AGCTCGGAACGGCCGTAGACGCTCGCCAGAAGCTTGAGTCACAGCAGCAGGAGAACACCACCGTGAAGAAG GAGTTTGACATTCTCGACGACGATGCGAACATCTACAAGCAGATTGGCCCAGTGCTACTGAAGCAAGACAAGACCGAGGCGCTGATGTCAGTGAACGGACGTCTGGAGTTCATCGAGAAGGAGATCAGGCGGTTCGAGACACAGATCAAGGGCATCCAAGATAAGAGCGAGAAGGTGAAAATCGAG ATTATCCAGATACAAAACGCCgcacaacagcagcagcaagcaCAAGCAGCAGCATAG
- a CDS encoding Transcriptional activator spt7, with product MSLATSAHRPSSKERPHHARAPYAASNATRLRTPNATLSEEAMSNASHAHNPGEGAIDSPTEEDPRTARWREHYLRTEARLNAILGGTNAVDLLDPLDAAPMPASGHAPLAHDARPAVTPKKAARTIDEDDYGDDDEDDDDDDDDDDDEDADDTRTSPLLAKTALHRVAATPTTPSIRTPPPHKPAHERTSTPSSEQAKSSDDVRKQLQQDKQAAEDAAKHSFHTLFYTLESDRDAMLEQQKLDELDRQVEQETSGAPASALANGTAVAAPQQGTLSTTNLGASSLTLKHLISRIDAQRDRVHATDAQLRSLISEVRKNRSKWANEDRVGQEELYESVEKVLMELKAGEHAHPFLQRVNKREAPDYYNVIKHPMDIGTMMKKLKQLQYKSKKDFVEDLMLIWSNCLKYNADPNHFLRKKALHMKKETEKLVPLIPDITIRDRAEVEAEERRMRNGDIDADGADDSEDEEPIMASRGRKAPSKGGKGSNNARKALPAGSEDTPGPEPKPPVPSLNSTVSNLKNEFLRADSEMEGSVNGLSTPPPPGTLTPFGPNSVSRSGAPGSQPDFSEADGTGASVSGFTLEEDADLDDLEYKTWKQVTKKDRATIAAERHRLFRDEILQPEEPAILRSKAGMRRWLRHRKEADADTAMGAILAPDGKDGVQAVAGESLAEGIQDEEERQIPDYYDPVCVIPDLNETLQWVEDAEGHVVQQREEYMRIFPKGQFTAPDSALTERMDKNMNSLQETRKICAKIGIVKQMQLQSQLYQNQFQKYEPQPFHEADIEPMVVSEEGPPMAPYVCRAALQRSVGKIFYHAGFEEFQPSALDAVTDIAAKFFQNLVQSYGIYHETPKMKSDTPVPLESGQLTSWVPRFSQEEALLQSLHVNGVDLESLETYVKDDVERLGTKLASMHDRMRSYYAELLRPALDNVGADGAGAFNDGSEQFVGGDFAEDIGEDFFGFKELGLDREFGLTFSVPLHLLQNRVHNAYARQDNNNIATIGNIMDEPPKFEPVSAQVAEGQIGLVRNWLLNKLHDHNNQTLVEDDDLPPKQRFPKPRLPPTGKISSPRKRPLREQQQLARKKRKLDEEKEETGEAGSAPAGILKGIGKPIGKLKLEPRRDEHSIQEPEKDDGSGMPSPPESF from the exons ATGTCGCTCGCGACATCAGCACATCGGCCGTCCAGCAAAGAGCGCCCCCACCATGCGCGCGCCCCCTACGCTGCGTCCAATGCAACTCGTCTGCGCACGCCCAATGCGACGCTGAGTGAAGAGGCCATGTCCAACGCCTCCCATGCACACAATCCGGGGGAGGGGGCCATCGACTCGCCCACCGAGGAAGATCCCCGGACGGCGCGCTGGCGGGAGCACTACCTGCGCACTGAAGCGCGTCTCAACGCCATCCTCGGCGGCACAAACGCTGTCGACCTGCTTGATCCCCTCGATGCTGCCCCCATGCCCGCGTCCGGCCATGCTCCGCTCGCGCATGACGCGCGCCCGGCCGTCACGCCCAAAAAGGCTGCCCGCACCATTGACGAAGACGActacggcgacgacgacgaagacgacgacgacgacgacgacgacgacgatgacgaagaCGCAGATGACACACGCACCTCGCCGCTGCTCGCGAAAACTGCTCTCCACCGTGTTGCTGCCACCCCGACCACGCCAAGCATCCGCACACCACCTCCACACAAGCCCGCCCACGAACGCACAAGCACGCCATCGTCAGAGCAGGCCAAGTCCTCGGATGACGTACGCAAGCAGCTGCAGCAAGACAAACAGGCCGCTGAGGATGCCGCCAAGCATAGCTTCCACACGCTGTTCTACACCCTCGAGAGCGACCGCGATGCCATgctggagcagcagaagCTCGACGAATTGGACCGCCAGGTAGAACAGGAGACATCAGGCGCCCCCGCAAGCGCCCTTGCCAACGGCACTGCCGTCGCCGCACCCCAGCAAGGCACCCTCAGCACCACGAACCTCGGCGCATCGAGTCTCACCCTCAAACACCTCATCTCCCGCATCGACGCCCAGCGCGACCGAGTACATGCCACCGATGCCCAACTACGTAGTCTGATAAGCGAGGTCCGCAAGAACAGGAGCAAGTGGGCGAATGAGGACCGTGTTGGGCAGGAGGAGCTTTACGAGAGCGTCGAGAAGGTGCTCATGGAGCTCAAGGCCGGCGAACATGCGCATCCCTTTCTGCAGCGCGTCAACAAGCGAGAAGCGCCAGACTACTACAACGTGATTAAGCATCCCATGGACATTGGTACGATGATGAAGAAGCTCAAGCAGCTGCAGTACAAGTCGAAGAAGGACTTCGTCGAGGACCTGATGCTGATCTGGTCCAACTGCCTAAAGTACAACGCTGACCCCAACCACTTCCTACGAAAGAAAGCTCTGCACATGAAGAAGGAAACCGAGAAGCTCGTCCCTCTCATCCCTGACATCACGATCCGCGATCGTGCTGAAGTCGAGGCTGAAGAACGAAGGATGCGCAATGGCGATATTGATGCTGACGGCGCTGACGACAGCGAGGATGAAGAACCCATCATGGCCTCACGAGGCCGAAAGGCGCCGAGCAAAGGAGGAAAAGGCTCGAACAACGCAAGGAAAGCACTTCCTGCAGGCTCAGAGGACACACCAGGACCAGAGCCCAAGCCGCCTGTGCCATCCCTCAACAGCACCGTCTCGAATCTGAAGAACGAGTTCTTACGAGCTGACTCCGAGATGGAAGGAAGCGTCAACGGCCTTTCGACCCCTCCACCACCCGGCACTTTGACCCCATTTGGCCCCAACAGCGTATCAAGAAGCGGTGCACCCGGCAGTCAACCTGACTTCTCAGAGGCGGACGGCACCGGTGCTTCTGTTAGTGGTTTTACTCTGGAAGAAGATGCTGATCTCGACGATTTGGAGTATAAGACTTGGAAGCAAGTCACCAAGAAGGACCGAGCTACGATTGCCGCAGAACGACACCGCCTTTTCCGTGATGAGATACTTCAGCCTGAAGAGCCTGCTATTTTGCGCTCAAAAGCTGGCATGCGAAGATGGCTTCGTCACCGCAAAGAGGCCGATGCAGATACTGCCATGGGTGCTATTTTGGCACCAGACGGTAAGGATGGCGTTCAAGCGGTTGCTGGCGAATCGCTGGCCGAGGGAATCCAGGATGAAGAGGAGCGCCAGATCCCGGATTATTATGACCCTGTCTGTGTGATACCTGACCTCAATGAGACTCTCCAGTGGGTCGAGGATGCCGAAGGGCATGTCGTTCAGCAAAGAGAAGAGTACATGCGAATCTTCCCCAAAGGCCAATTCACAGCACCAGACAGCGCTCTAACAGAGCGAATGGACAAGAACATGAACTCGCTACAGGAGACCAGGAAAATTTGCGCCAAGATTGGCATTGTCAAGCAGATGCAGCTCCAGTCCCAACTGTACCAGAACCAGTTCCAGAAATACGAACCTCAGCCCTTTCATGAGGCAGACATTGAGCCAATGGTAGTATCAGAGGAGGGCCCCCCAATGGCACCCTATGTCTGCCGCGCAGCTTTGCAGCGCAGTGTGGGCAAGATCTTCTACCATGCCGGGTTCGAGGAGTTCCAGCCTTCCGCCCTAGATGCAGTTACCGATATTGCGGCCAAATTCTTCCAAAATCTTGTCCAGTCTTATGGTATCTATCACGAGACCCCCAAGATGAAGTCTGACACGCCGGTACCTCTGGAGAGTGGACAACTGACGAGCTGGGTACCGCGGTTCTCTCAGGAAGAGGCCCTATTACAGTCGTTGCATGTCAACGGCGTTGACCTAGAATCCTTGGAGACATATGTCAAGGATGACGTTGAACGACTGGGCACGAAGCTTGCCAGTATGCATGATCGTATGCGATCGTACTATGCTGAGCTGCTTCGACCGGCTCTGGACAACGTTGGCGCAGATGGCGCAGGTGCTTTCAATGACGGCAGTGAGCAATTCGTCGGTGGTGATTTTGCTGAAGATATTGGCGAAGACTTCTTCGGCTTCAAAGAGCTTGGACTAGACCGAGAGTTTGGCTTGACCTTTAGTGTGCCATTGCATTTGCTGCAAAACAGGGTTCACAATGCGTATGCCAGACAAGACAACAA CAACATTGCTACCATCGGCAACATCATGGACGAGCCACCGAAGTTCGAGCCCGTCTCTGCACAGGTCGCTGAGGGCCAGATTGGCCTCGTTCGCAACTGGCTCCTCAACAAGCTTCACGACCACAACAACCAGACTCTTGTTGAAGACGATGATCTTCCACCTAAGCAGCGCTTCCCTAAACCCCGTTTGCCTCCTACAGGCAAGATCTCCAGTCCTCGCAAGCGCCCACTGcgagaacaacaacagctgGCTCGTAAGAAGCGCAAGCTCGAcgaagagaaggaagagacCGGTGAAGCGGGCTCTGCACCTGCTGGTATCCTCAAAGGTATAGGCAAACCGATCGGCAAGCTAAAACTGGAGCCGCGCCGAGACGAACACAGCATCCAAGAGCCCGAGAAGGACGACGGCAGCGGTATGCCCAGCCCACCCGAGTCGTTTTAG
- a CDS encoding oxidation resistance protein 1, protein MSSPADGSRSPPPLRTSQRASSFFTYPVSYAVGGILRRLNSDASPPATTDTSANNTPNRRQSQLASTANSLSHSLASLVSNTATSLSSYTADPNADMHGALHNPHRTASPFQPPPLTPLSLTGWREGMRESGKLLNTALAEEIRLLVPPRLQLVDEWSLMYSLEQNGVSLATLYKNADDYRGKRGGFVLVIKDAGGGVFGAYLSDAPHPASHFYGNGECFLWRAHILTALPDLANLPPPPSADTTNATRMTTIAATKSKSDTLSPPGSGRASRSGTNTPERIRFKAFPYSGVNDYMIFCEHGFLSIGGGDGHYGLWLDDNLENGVSATCPTFGNEPLSDDGTKFKVMGVELWYLGS, encoded by the exons ATGTCTTCACCTGCAGACGGATCGCGATCCCCACCTCCTCTTAGAACATCACAGCGCGCCTCGTCTTTTTTCACATACCCCGTTTCGTACGCCGTTGGTGGCATTCTTCGACGACTGAACTCTGACGCAAGTCCGCCTGCGACTACAGATACCTCCGCAAACAACACTCCGAATAGACGGCAATCACAACTGGCATCAACAGCAAACTCCCTGTCCCATTCGCTTGCCAGTCTTGTGTCGAATACGGCGACATCGCTCTCTTCATACACCGCAGACCCCAACGCAGACATGCACGGCGCACTCCACAACCCACATCGAACAGCGAGCCCTTTtcagccgccgccgctcaCACCACTAAGCCTGACAGGATGGAGGGAGGGAATGCGGGAGAGTGGAAAGCTGTTGAACACGGCATTGGCAGAGGAGATCAGGCTGCTGGTACCGCCACGACTGCAACTTGTGGACGAGTGGAGCCTCATGTACAGTCTGGAGCAGAATGGGGTCAGTTTGGCCACGCTATACAAGAATGCAGATGACTACAGAGGAAAGAGGGGAGGATTTGTGCTGGTCATCAAAGACGCCGGTGGCGGTGTGTTTGGCGCATACCTCTCCGACGCACCACATCCAGCATCTCATTTTTACGGTAATGGCGAGTGCTTCTTGTGGAGAGCCCACATCCTCACGGCCCTGCCTGATCTCGCAAATCTGCCGCCGCCTCCGTCAGCAGACACCACGAATGCGACCAGGATGACAACGATCGCTGCAACGAAATCCAAGTCAGATACACTGTCACCTCCGGGATCGGGGCGAGCGAGTAGAAGTGGGACAAATACACCGGAGAGGATAAGATTCAAGGCATTCCCGTACAGCGGGGTGAACGATTACATGATCTTCTGCGAGCATGGCTTTTTGAGTATCGGTGGAGG CGACGGTCACTACGGGCTGTGGTTGGACGACAACCTTGAGAATGGCGTATCGGCCACATGTCCAACGTTCGGCAATGAACCGCTAAGCGATGATGGCACTAAATTCAAGGTCATGGGTGTAGAGCTTTGGTACCTTGGATCGTGA